The sequence AAACAGAACATCGACCGACTCTCCGAGGGGGACGTTCTCGAAGTGTTGGCGACCGATTCGGGGAGCACGAGTGACCTCGGCGGTTGGGCCGACAGCACCGACGGCGTCGAACTTCTCGATCAAACGGAGGACGGCGACGTCTACAAACACTACGTCCGCAAGACGGGGGCATAATGAGTACCGACAGTACGCAGTCGTCGACGGGTGGTGAAAAAGCTCCTTCACGCGCGGAGTTGGCCGCACGTGTCGCCGAACTCGAAGATCGGGTCGCCGAGGTCACGGCCGAGGACGAGACGAAGAAGATGAGCATCATCGCGACGAAGGGGACGCTCGACATGGCGTATCCGCCGCTCATCCTCGCCAGCACCGCCGCCGCGTTCGGCTACGAGGTGACCGTCTTCCACACGTTCTGGGGACTCGACATCCTCCACGAGGAACGTTCGAAGAACCTCAAGCTCAGTTCCGTCGGAAACCCGAACATGCCCGTCCCGAACATCGTCGGCGCGCTCCCCGGCATGGACCGCATGACCACGACGATGATGGCGAAGCGAATCGAGGACAACGATACCGCGACCATCGAGGAACTCATCGAAACCAGCCTGGATATGGGCGTGGAGTTTCAGGCGTGCCAGATGACCATCGA comes from Halopelagius inordinatus and encodes:
- a CDS encoding sulfurtransferase TusA family protein, whose product is MTDYEITETLDVKGQNCPMPVVKTKQNIDRLSEGDVLEVLATDSGSTSDLGGWADSTDGVELLDQTEDGDVYKHYVRKTGA
- a CDS encoding DsrE/DsrF/DrsH-like family protein; protein product: MSTDSTQSSTGGEKAPSRAELAARVAELEDRVAEVTAEDETKKMSIIATKGTLDMAYPPLILASTAAAFGYEVTVFHTFWGLDILHEERSKNLKLSSVGNPNMPVPNIVGALPGMDRMTTTMMAKRIEDNDTATIEELIETSLDMGVEFQACQMTI